From a single Solenopsis invicta isolate M01_SB chromosome 6, UNIL_Sinv_3.0, whole genome shotgun sequence genomic region:
- the LOC105200606 gene encoding uncharacterized protein LOC105200606, translating into METCLPSHQLFYSSLTREVVSESDYRHALDVCQRFNIRTIGEYSDLYLKTDVLLLADVFENFRETCLDSYGLDPAHYYTLPGYTWDAMLKYTGIRFELLTDIDMLLFVERGVRGGLIQCSNRYAKVNNRYAPIYEPNLPSTNLMYYDINNLYGWAMSEPLPYTDFKWIDVDRFKLESVTRESDVEYILEVDLGYPEEIHDSHKDLPFCPTREKPGRKVDKLLATLYDKERYVIHYRNLQQCLEHGMVLKKIYRILGFRQSTWLRGYIDLNTALRTRAVNDFERNLYKLMNNAVFGKTMENVRNRVDVRLLTRWDGRFGAEALISKPNFHSRSVFFKDLMTVELRRLEVKMYKPIYVGMCISDISKIRLYEFHYNYMLSTYADKSKLMYTDSLLYHVECDDIYENIKRDIARFDTSDYPRGNVYGMPRVNKKVPGLMKDENAGSIISEFVGLRAKMYALRVIGKNGTKKIKGVKKNLVAKCITFEDYVRCLNDTEEVTRDQTCIRSALHEVYTVQEISFKSI; encoded by the coding sequence ATGGAAACTTGTTTACCGTCgcatcaattattttatagttcGTTGACTCGCGAGGTCGTATCTGAAAGTGATTATCGTCATGCGTTAGATGTGTGCCAACGTTTTAACATTCGGACTATTGGAGAGTATAGTGATTTGTATCTCAAAACTGATGTATTGCTTTTAGCTGATGTATTTGAGAATTTTCGCGAGACTTGTTTGGATAGTTACGGATTGGATCCAGCTCATTATTACACATTACCAGGCTATACGTGGGACGCCATGCTAAAATATACTGGTATACGATTTGAATTGCTGACTGATATTGATATGTTGTTATTTGTGGAACGTGGTGTGCGTGGAGGATTGATTCAGTGTTCGAACAGGTATGCAAAAGTTAATAACAGATATGCGCCGATATATGAACCAAATTTACCGTCAACGAATTTAATGTATTACGATATAAATAATCTTTACGGATGGGCGATGAGTGAACCTCTACCGTATACTGATTTTAAATGGATTGATGTTGACCGGTTTAAGCTAGAATCAGTGACTCGCGAATCGGATGTTGAATATATTCTCGAGGTCGATCTTGGGTATCCGGAAGAAATTCACGACAGTCACAAGGATCTTCCGTTTTGCCCGACGCGAGAGAAGCCTGGTAGGAAGGTTGACAAACTTCTTGCTACTCTTTACGACAAAGAGCGTTACGTAATTCATTACCGTAATTTACAGCAATGTTTAGAGCACGGTATGGTATTGAAAAAGATCTACCGAATTTTAGGATTTCGTCAATCAACGTGGTTGCGTGGATATATTGATCTTAATACGGCATTGAGAACTCGTGCGGTTAatgattttgaaagaaatttgtacaaattgatgaataaCGCGGTGTTTGggaaaacaatggaaaatgtgCGTAATCGTGTTGATGTTCGTCTTCTTACTCGTTGGGATGGGCGATTTGGTGCAGAGGCGTTGATATCAAAGCCCAATTTCCATAGTAGAAGTGTATTTTTCAAGGACTTAATGACTGTTGAGTTACGGAGGCTTGAAGTGAAAATGTATAAACCAATATATGTAGGAATGTGTATTTCAGATATATCTAAGATACGTCTATACGAATTTCACTATAATTACATGTTGTCTACTTATGCTGATAAATCTAAACTTATGTATACTGATAGTTTGTTATATCATGTGGAATGTGACGATATCTATGAGAACATaaaacgtgatatcgcgaggTTTGATACAAGCGATTACCCTCGAGGTAATGTGTATGGAATGCCGCGCGTTAATAAAAAGGTGCCCGGGTTGATGAAAGACGAAAATGCTGGTTCGATCATAAGTGAATTTGTAGGATTAAGAGCAAAGATGTATGCTTTGCGAGTGATTGGCAAAAATGgtacgaaaaaaattaagggTGTTAAGAAAAATCTAGTTGCGAAATGTATAACTTTCGAGGATTAtgtgcgatgtttgaacgatacGGAAGAAGTGACGCGAGATCAAACGTGTATACGGTCTGCGTTGCACGAGGTGTATACGGTGCAAGAAATTAGCTTTAAGTCCATATGA
- the LOC105205980 gene encoding uncharacterized protein LOC105205980 encodes MQTPLLDIAIRYAYRYSSRICILYHVRVFCTSREFSLKQINTPSTSKDKDSSTMTPMRRVNNCVAFMFDEIRYELDGVEIDRNRNVGITSTMKNYVSLTDERSRILKNAGWDIVMQRTAGEFSYCVPLNVLLGFCEDYKRLIIINARHELILIRARNDANCIIANISTDERVLTLLRVQWKMPHVMLNDVNKLALLRTLESGQYLSMGFRSWDLYEFPLLQSTTKHLWAVKTATQLKKPRYIIFTLQTGRQNIFAEDASKFDHCKLTNVKLYLNSEFYPYNDMNLDYDNHKYAILYDMYTKFRKVYYGCNREPLLSFVEFLHNGPLVVIDCSRQNESVKSATVDVRIEFEYKENIPENITAYCLIIHDRVVQYNPLTNVVRKIV; translated from the coding sequence ATGCAAACACCACTTTTGGATATAGCGATAAGATACGCATACCGATACAGCAGCAGGATTTGTATACTCTACCATGTGAGAGTTTTCTGTACGTCGAGGGAGTTTTCGCTAAAACAGATTAACACGCCGTCAACATCGAAAGATAAGGATAGTTCGACAATGACGCCAATGAGAAGAGTTAATAATTGTGTAGCGTTTATGTTCGATGAGATTCGATATGAACTCGATGGCGTAGAGATCGATAGAAATAGAAACGTAGGCATAACGAgcacaatgaaaaattatgtatcGCTAACAGACGAACGAAGCAGAATATTGAAAAACGCGGGATGGGATATCGTGATGCAACGGACTGCGGGGGAATTCAGCTATTGTGTACCCCTCAATGTTCTTCTAGGATTTTGCGAGGATTACAAACGTCTGATTATTATTAATGCGCGTCACGAACTTATTCTTATACGCGCACGCAATGACGCCAATTgcataattgcaaatatttccaCGGACGAACGGGTACTAACTCTATTAAGAGTACAATGGAAGATGCCACACGTGATGTTGAACGATGTTAACAAATTGGCGCTTTTACGAACATTGGAGAGTGGTCAATATCTTAGCATGGGCTTTCGATCTTGGGACTTGTACGAGTTTCCGCTGTTACAGAGCACTACCAAACATTTGTGGGCTGTAAAAACTGCTACACAATTGAAAAAACCgcgatatataatttttacgttGCAAACAGgaagacaaaatatttttgcggaAGACGCTTCTAAATTCGATCATTGTAAACTTaccaatgtaaaattatatttaaattctgaATTTTATCCTTACAACGATATGAATTTAGATTACGATAATCATAAGTACGCTATATTGTACGATatgtacacaaaatttagaaaagtttaTTATGGATGTAATCGCGAACCTCTTTTGTCTTTCGTAGAATTTTTGCACAATGGCCCTCTCGTGGTTATTGATTGTTCGAGGCAAAACGAATCAGTAAAAAGCGCCACTGTAGATGTTCGCATTGAATTTgagtataaagaaaatattccgGAAAATATTACGGCTTATTGTCTTATTATTCATGATAGAGTGGTGCAATATAATCCTCTAACGAATGTAGTACGCAAAATCGTGTAG
- the LOC120358172 gene encoding uncharacterized protein LOC120358172 has protein sequence MIASKLKKENPLWHYTGQQCEDKFKGLRKHYVKARDENEKKSGLPVATCKFYKEMDNALGDKPAVKPVSIASTLRKHKSIDTTYSSNVVSVCLNSSSKDDSERDSTLKSKKRKKNVTKKNIERLLTTKKKKSNKKKDA, from the coding sequence ATGATAGCCAGCAAGTTGAAGAAAGAGAACCCACTCTGGCACTATACTGGTCAGCAATGTGAAGACAAATTTAAGGGCCTTAGGAAACACTATGTGAAAGCTAGAGATGAAAATGAGAAGAAAAGTGGCCTTCCAGTTGCTACATGCAAGTTTTATAAAGAAATGGATAATGCTCTTGGTGACAAGCCAGCTGTGAAACCTGTGTCCATAGCTTCAACATTAAGAAAGCATAAATCGATAGATACTACATATTCTTCAAATGTAGTTTCTGTGTGCTTAAACAGCAGCAGTAAAGACGACAGTGAACGTGACTCTACTCTTAAAtccaaaaagagaaagaaaaatgtcaCTAAGAAAAATATCGAAAGATTACTTaccacaaaaaaaaagaagtctaataaaaaaaaagatgcttGA
- the LOC105205971 gene encoding matrix metalloproteinase-14-like, whose protein sequence is MSDLFNAQICREVFDGKGGVVAHAISMGFSTNGPIAAADIHVDNAEQWFIQLKKNPPNTMHLLRVLAHEIGHALGLEHSSRKDAVMYAYGSGLEPYPVELSIDDTLAIQNLYRAKNNEVMNEIATTTTTTIKPTEQIPEYLSICDAPYIDNMLLLENKMFITYKQYAWSMGIEDKKYSKSIVLTDYMTFLPKNVTITAAYQRPSGDVVLFVRNKIFLLEYPSFTLKSGWPKNITNIGLSSDAEIITVINTNKGRTYIIFNENNVAEINECTMSVVKYFALQTIFPVIPITVQSAFHYVDGYIYFFDKKHFYKFNEFTKTVVMADRFNLMLFGVEYPKNGIIQQLREFLNRLIEDNSSLKKKPPMIKNEKCMIKNEK, encoded by the coding sequence ATGTCGGATTTATTCAACGCTCAAATCTGCAGAGAAGTATTTGACGGAAAAGGTGGAGTTGTTGCACACGCGATATCTATGGGTTTCTCTACCAATGGACCTATCGCTGCTGCTGACATTCACGTTGATAACGCAGAACAATGGTttatacaattgaaaaaaaatcctCCGAATACAATGCATTTGCTTCGCGTGCTCGCACATGAGATCGGTCACGCTCTAGGATTAGAGCACAGTTCCCGTAAGGATGCAGTGATGTATGCTTACGGTTCTGGTCTAGAGCCGTATCCCGTGGAATTGTCCATTGATGACACATTAGCTATTCAGAATTTATACAGAGCCAAGAACAATGAAGTGATGAATGAAATAGCTacgacgacgaccacgacgaTAAAACCCACCGAACAAATTCCCGAATACTTAAGTATATGTGATGCGCCGTATATAGATAATATGTTGTTattagagaataaaatgtttattacgtACAAACAATATGCATGGTCAATGGGTATAGAGgataaaaaatatagcaaatCAATCGTATTGACAGATTATATGACTTTTCTTCCCAAAAATGTTACCATAACGGCGGCGTATCAAAGACCCTCGGGTGATGTTGTATTATttgtgagaaataaaattttcttacttGAGTATCCCAGTTTTACCCTGAAATCTGGTTGGCCAAAAAATATCACGAATATAGGCTTATCCTCGGACGCGGAAATCATTACCGTAATAAATACTAACAAGGGAAgaacttatattatttttaatgaaaacaacgTAGCCGAGATAAATGAATGCACTATGAGCGTAGTTAAATATTTCGCATTGCAAACGATATTTCCTGTGATTCCAATCACTGTCCAATCGGCTTTTCACTATGTCGAcggttatatttattttttcgataagaaacatttttataaatttaacgaaTTCACAAAAACCGTTGTAATGGCtgatagatttaatttaatgctgTTCGGTGTCGAATATCCGAAAAATGGAATAATACAACAATTACGCGAGTTTCTAAATCGACTTATTGAAGATAATTCctcgcttaaaaaaaaaccaccTATGATAAAGAATGAGAAATGTATGATAAAGAAtgagaaatga